A stretch of bacterium DNA encodes these proteins:
- a CDS encoding glycosyltransferase family 4 protein: protein MRILFVTPCYKPYLGGVERVVEQLCQRLCMDSDVEVLGILTSYYRYPAEIMTGLQAQEQIDGATVFRLRFFPEKMPYFYHLDTGLFGHNMKKVIQSFQPTHIHYMVYDWFLPNLQSYFLSQKYSAQIMTIFVHDFHLSIGTYPFLWFNRWLANHVDIVHVVSQYGKEVVKQYFHLSESRIVIIPLGSEVPKQPHQIENNHPVTILSVGRLCAKKGQMNLVCCFLRIQDRIQSACQLILVGDDGGDMEKIQQVVNEHHLQDRVHLMGHISQDELEYWYTNSDIFALLTKDESFGLVFTEAMAAGIPVITYAVGPLPKLLTNGAILLPPDNIGMVEESLVELINNKNKRQQLGQEAHSFAISHFSWNQTVEQMIQVYRRISRKKSSHQGITI, encoded by the coding sequence ATGAGAATATTATTCGTTACACCCTGTTACAAACCTTACTTAGGTGGAGTGGAACGCGTGGTTGAACAATTATGTCAGCGGTTGTGTATGGATTCTGATGTAGAGGTTTTGGGAATTCTCACCAGTTACTACAGATATCCCGCTGAGATTATGACAGGTTTGCAAGCACAAGAGCAAATAGATGGAGCGACTGTTTTTCGCTTGCGGTTTTTTCCTGAAAAGATGCCATATTTTTATCACCTCGATACTGGATTGTTCGGGCATAATATGAAAAAGGTTATCCAGAGTTTTCAACCAACACATATCCATTATATGGTTTATGATTGGTTTTTACCCAATTTGCAATCTTATTTTCTAAGCCAGAAATACTCAGCACAAATTATGACTATTTTCGTCCACGATTTCCACCTTTCCATAGGCACATATCCATTTTTATGGTTCAACAGGTGGTTGGCGAATCATGTTGATATAGTCCATGTGGTATCACAGTATGGGAAGGAAGTAGTGAAACAATACTTTCACCTTTCCGAAAGTCGAATAGTAATAATACCGCTTGGTTCTGAAGTTCCTAAACAGCCTCATCAAATAGAAAACAACCATCCTGTAACAATATTATCTGTGGGAAGGTTATGTGCCAAGAAGGGACAGATGAATTTAGTTTGCTGTTTTTTACGGATACAGGATAGGATACAATCAGCCTGTCAGTTGATTCTCGTCGGTGATGACGGCGGTGACATGGAAAAGATTCAGCAGGTAGTTAATGAACATCATCTTCAAGATAGAGTGCATCTAATGGGGCATATTTCACAAGATGAATTGGAGTATTGGTATACTAATTCGGATATATTTGCACTTTTAACTAAAGATGAGTCTTTCGGGTTGGTGTTCACTGAAGCTATGGCGGCAGGCATACCGGTAATAACTTATGCAGTGGGACCACTTCCAAAGTTATTAACCAATGGAGCTATTCTGTTACCTCCAGACAATATTGGTATGGTAGAAGAGTCCTTAGTAGAGTTAATCAATAATAAGAATAAACGCCAACAATTAGGACAAGAGGCTCATTCTTTCGCCATCAGTCATTTCTCCTGGAATCAAACGGTAGAACAGATGATTCAGGTATATCGGCGTATTAGTCGGAAGAAATCTTCCCATCAAGGGATAACTATATGA
- a CDS encoding flippase translates to MNKNPVANKDNNYDTDEVETRVHTALLPKNINWAVLKNIGVQVIARIIITVFRYLGNFLIFRFWGGERFGQYSLILIILSFGETILDFGLNEIFVREVHQHPYRKQSLLSALTYSKMLQIIVAYIVIVGLLVLSGYSKEVVYAGLIGGLELVFFGGIFIYKGLFKAMLKIQCDMIAELVSTVVFFGLLVEVCYFGGGLSVIFIAFVCSRMVYFLVAFALGRRDYNLYIERWNTVDIRKGFIAALPIGISMFMVSIYTSLDIFMLSWMDSWKSVGLYSAAYRFMLPLVLIPTALMTTLYPILSSYWGHRMDDLRKLYQQGMDCSILLAGATFCGVVAGAGFLMNLFGPEAVEATPALRILALTITIMHLSAIIGPMFIIIRQQWFSLAFGMGGVIINATLNILLIPRFSYIGAAVATCMREITLVILALFVIQHFIGYHLKWWILVKVVISVTISLVVIQHIRLFDTVWGGLLAVLFYGIGIIVTGAIQPRQIQTFIRSVREKS, encoded by the coding sequence ATGAATAAAAATCCAGTAGCAAACAAAGATAATAACTATGACACTGACGAGGTAGAGACACGCGTTCATACTGCTCTATTGCCCAAAAATATTAACTGGGCAGTGTTAAAAAATATCGGTGTGCAGGTAATCGCCCGGATAATTATAACCGTTTTTAGGTATCTCGGTAATTTTCTCATTTTTCGTTTTTGGGGAGGGGAACGATTTGGACAATATTCGCTCATTCTGATTATATTAAGTTTTGGTGAGACCATTTTAGATTTTGGACTAAATGAAATCTTTGTTCGGGAAGTTCACCAACACCCATATCGAAAACAATCACTATTATCGGCTTTGACATATTCCAAAATGCTCCAGATTATTGTCGCCTATATAGTGATTGTTGGGCTCTTAGTTCTATCGGGATATTCTAAGGAGGTGGTTTATGCCGGGCTCATAGGTGGACTGGAATTAGTATTTTTTGGAGGGATATTTATATATAAGGGATTATTTAAAGCAATGCTTAAGATACAGTGTGATATGATAGCTGAATTGGTGAGTACAGTGGTGTTTTTTGGACTTTTGGTTGAAGTTTGTTATTTTGGCGGAGGACTCTCGGTCATATTTATTGCCTTTGTATGTTCACGAATGGTCTATTTTCTGGTGGCATTTGCCTTAGGACGCCGGGATTACAATTTATACATTGAGCGATGGAATACTGTTGATATTCGAAAGGGGTTTATCGCCGCCTTGCCAATAGGTATATCTATGTTCATGGTCAGTATCTACACCAGCCTGGACATATTTATGCTTTCCTGGATGGATAGTTGGAAATCGGTTGGTCTCTATTCCGCCGCCTATCGGTTTATGCTACCGTTGGTGCTCATCCCTACTGCTCTGATGACCACCTTATATCCCATATTATCGTCTTACTGGGGTCACCGCATGGACGACCTGAGGAAATTATATCAGCAGGGAATGGACTGTTCTATTCTGTTAGCTGGGGCAACATTTTGTGGAGTAGTAGCCGGGGCTGGCTTTCTTATGAATTTGTTTGGTCCAGAGGCAGTAGAAGCCACACCCGCTTTGAGGATATTGGCTCTGACAATCACTATTATGCACCTCAGTGCTATAATAGGACCTATGTTCATTATTATACGACAACAATGGTTTTCGCTTGCCTTTGGTATGGGTGGGGTAATCATCAATGCAACTCTTAATATTCTATTAATTCCGCGATTCAGTTACATAGGTGCCGCAGTCGCTACATGTATGAGAGAAATCACATTAGTAATTCTGGCATTGTTTGTCATACAGCACTTTATTGGTTATCATTTAAAGTGGTGGATATTGGTTAAGGTAGTTATTTCAGTTACCATCAGCTTAGTTGTTATTCAACACATCAGATTATTTGATACTGTTTGGGGAGGATTGCTGGCGGTATTATTTTATGGAATAGGTATAATAGTTACAGGAGCAATTCAGCCCAGACAAATTCAGACTTTTATTCGGAGTGTGCGGGAAAAATCATGA